From Eleftheria terrae, the proteins below share one genomic window:
- a CDS encoding DUF4845 domain-containing protein, giving the protein MTPASRIRRRQQRGVTMMGLLFWAILVGIVALVAMKVFPTLTEYWAIKRAVHKVAQEGGTSVPEIRMAFEKQKAVESNMDAVSSGDLEITKVNDKVVVRFAYDKEVVLVEPVYLLIKYSGSSE; this is encoded by the coding sequence ATGACGCCTGCATCCCGTATCCGTCGACGCCAGCAACGTGGCGTGACCATGATGGGCCTGCTGTTCTGGGCCATCCTGGTCGGCATCGTCGCACTCGTCGCGATGAAGGTTTTCCCGACGCTGACGGAGTATTGGGCCATCAAGCGGGCCGTTCACAAGGTCGCCCAGGAAGGCGGTACCTCGGTGCCCGAGATCCGCATGGCCTTCGAGAAGCAGAAGGCGGTCGAAAGCAATATGGACGCCGTCTCCAGCGGCGACCTCGAAATCACCAAGGTGAACGACAAGGTGGTGGTGAGGTTCGCTTACGACAAGGAAGTCGTGCTGGTCGAGCCGGTGTACCTGCTCATCAAGTACTCGGGCAGCTCTGAATGA
- the recO gene encoding DNA repair protein RecO, with protein MAASRGRSASARPGFRVTAEPAYVLHRYDWSETSLILDLFTREHGRVAVVAKGAKRPYSQLRAVLLPFQRISASFGSRDEHSAEVHTLKAAEWAGGGAMLTGAALLTGFYLNELLMKLLARGDAHPQLFDAYAQTLPHLPSGDEQLVQAALRAFELTLLRQLGVLPELGVVTMTLEPVRPEKGYLLHGEFGVRPARLGEPAAVDGATLAALQEALDAGSLLATQQACTGALPGLKSALRLLLHYHLGTPVLRTRQLMMELQQK; from the coding sequence ATGGCCGCCTCGCGGGGTCGCAGTGCCTCGGCACGTCCGGGCTTCCGGGTCACGGCCGAGCCAGCCTATGTGCTGCATCGCTACGACTGGAGCGAGACCAGCCTGATCCTCGACCTTTTCACCCGGGAGCATGGCCGGGTCGCGGTGGTGGCCAAGGGCGCCAAGCGGCCGTACTCGCAACTGCGGGCGGTGCTGCTGCCGTTCCAGCGCATCTCGGCGAGCTTCGGCAGTCGCGACGAGCACAGCGCCGAGGTGCACACCCTGAAAGCGGCCGAGTGGGCCGGCGGCGGCGCCATGCTGACCGGCGCGGCGCTGCTGACCGGCTTCTACCTCAACGAACTGCTGATGAAGCTGCTCGCGCGGGGCGATGCGCATCCGCAGCTGTTCGACGCCTACGCGCAGACCCTGCCGCACCTGCCGAGCGGTGACGAACAGCTGGTGCAGGCGGCGCTGCGGGCCTTCGAGCTCACTTTGCTGCGCCAGCTGGGCGTGCTGCCGGAGCTGGGCGTGGTGACGATGACGCTGGAGCCGGTGCGGCCCGAGAAAGGCTACCTGTTGCATGGCGAATTCGGCGTGCGGCCCGCCCGCCTGGGTGAACCGGCTGCGGTCGACGGCGCCACGCTGGCGGCGCTGCAGGAAGCCCTGGACGCCGGCTCGCTGCTGGCCACCCAGCAGGCCTGTACCGGCGCCTTGCCGGGACTCAAGAGCGCGTTGCGTCTGCTGCTTCACTATCATCTCGGGACGCCCGTGCTTCGCACGCGGCAACTGATGATGGAGTTGCAGCAGAAATGA
- the era gene encoding GTPase Era encodes MVAIVGRPNVGKSTLLNALVGQKVSITSRKAQTTRHRITGIRTVGDSQFIFVDTPGFQTKRGNALHRTLNRAVLSSLSDVDVVLFVVEAGRFGLDDAKVLSLVPEGKPVFLVANKLDKVLRRAELAPWLKDMQERHPFAEFVPLTAKRSEDVQRLLEIVRPYLPHQPWWHDEDALTDRSERFLASEIVREKLFRLTGDELPYTSTVVIDKFEEEGALRRISATIVVERDAHKGMVIGEGGERLKRIGSEARQELETLMDGKVFLELWVKVRSGWADDEQRLRSYGYE; translated from the coding sequence ATGGTGGCCATCGTCGGACGGCCGAATGTCGGCAAGTCGACCCTGCTGAACGCGCTGGTCGGCCAGAAGGTGAGCATCACCTCCCGCAAGGCGCAGACCACCCGCCACCGCATCACCGGCATCCGCACGGTGGGCGACTCGCAGTTCATCTTCGTCGACACGCCGGGCTTCCAGACCAAGCGCGGCAACGCGCTGCACCGCACCCTCAACCGCGCGGTGCTGTCCTCGCTGAGCGACGTGGACGTGGTGCTGTTCGTGGTGGAGGCGGGCCGCTTCGGGCTCGACGATGCCAAGGTGCTGTCGCTGGTGCCTGAGGGCAAGCCGGTCTTCCTGGTGGCCAACAAGCTCGACAAGGTGTTGCGCCGGGCCGAGCTGGCGCCCTGGCTGAAGGACATGCAGGAACGCCACCCGTTTGCCGAGTTCGTCCCGCTGACCGCCAAGCGCAGCGAGGACGTGCAGCGCCTGCTGGAGATCGTGCGCCCCTACCTGCCGCATCAGCCGTGGTGGCATGACGAGGATGCGCTGACGGACCGCAGTGAGCGCTTCCTGGCGAGTGAGATCGTGCGTGAAAAGCTGTTCCGCCTCACCGGTGACGAGCTGCCCTACACCTCGACCGTGGTGATCGACAAGTTCGAGGAAGAAGGCGCGCTGCGCCGCATTTCGGCCACCATCGTGGTGGAGCGCGACGCCCACAAGGGCATGGTCATCGGGGAGGGCGGCGAGCGGCTCAAGCGCATCGGCTCCGAAGCCCGCCAGGAACTCGAGACCCTGATGGACGGCAAGGTCTTCCTCGAACTGTGGGTCAAGGTCCGCTCCGGCTGGGCCGATGACGAGCAGCGCCTGCGCAGCTATGGCTACGAGTGA
- the lepB gene encoding signal peptidase I: MGLLTGALYACLAVYLGGWYLGEWHGNFSLLLFILTLVTLGFWLAERYRFRPARERAAAALQAQQAERQGELARQGITQVDNPAHVEEARSRLLMQPWWLDWTAGLFPVICAVFLLRSFLFEPFKIPSGSMVPTLLVGDLILVNKYHYGIRLPVINKKIIANNDPQRGDVMVFRYPEDPRIDYIKRVVGVPGDEVAYLNKRLFINGQPVPTTAQGEYYDEDDARYRQRFTEKLGQVEHSILTTREAPPFVAGATDFRFKENCRYTGEGVTCKVPPGHYFMMGDNRDNSQDSRYWGFVPDENIVGKAFVVWMNLGNLGRIGSFH; this comes from the coding sequence ATGGGACTGCTCACTGGAGCTTTGTACGCCTGCCTGGCCGTTTACCTCGGTGGCTGGTATCTCGGCGAATGGCACGGCAATTTCTCGCTGCTGCTGTTCATTCTGACCCTCGTGACGCTGGGCTTCTGGCTGGCCGAGCGCTATCGCTTCCGGCCGGCCCGCGAGCGTGCAGCCGCGGCGCTGCAGGCGCAGCAGGCTGAGCGCCAGGGTGAACTGGCCCGCCAGGGCATCACGCAAGTCGACAACCCGGCCCATGTCGAGGAGGCGCGCAGTCGCCTGCTGATGCAGCCATGGTGGCTGGACTGGACGGCGGGGCTGTTTCCGGTCATCTGCGCGGTCTTCCTGCTGCGCTCCTTCCTGTTCGAGCCGTTCAAGATCCCGTCGGGTTCCATGGTGCCGACCCTGCTGGTGGGCGACCTGATCCTGGTGAACAAGTACCACTACGGCATCCGGTTGCCCGTGATCAACAAGAAGATCATCGCCAACAACGACCCGCAGCGTGGCGACGTGATGGTGTTCCGCTACCCCGAGGACCCGCGCATCGACTACATCAAGCGGGTGGTCGGCGTGCCGGGCGACGAGGTGGCCTACCTGAACAAGCGCCTCTTCATCAACGGGCAGCCGGTGCCGACCACGGCACAGGGCGAGTACTACGACGAGGACGATGCGCGCTACCGCCAGCGGTTCACCGAGAAGCTGGGCCAGGTCGAGCACAGCATCCTGACGACCCGGGAAGCCCCGCCCTTCGTGGCCGGGGCGACCGATTTCCGATTCAAGGAAAACTGCCGCTATACCGGCGAGGGCGTGACCTGCAAGGTGCCCCCCGGCCATTACTTCATGATGGGCGACAACCGTGACAATTCTCAGGATTCCCGCTACTGGGGCTTTGTGCCGGACGAAAACATCGTCGGGAAGGCCTTTGTGGTCTGGATGAATTTGGGTAATCTCGGCCGCATCGGGTCATTCCACTGA
- the rnc gene encoding ribonuclease III: MTEAAKALERRLDYRFRHPALLSRALTHRSFGADHNERLEFLGDSVLGLAISGLLYERFGGSDEGDLSRVRANLVKQDSLHRIALLLELPGCLRLGEGEARSGGAQRPSILADAVEAVFGAIYLDGGFEAARTVVQRLFAPVLTEPDLRSGAKDAKTELQEWLQARKLAVPTYAIVATRGHAHQQQFVVSCTVPALAVAGQGEGASRRAAEQVAAQAVLATLKASAGR; encoded by the coding sequence GTGACCGAGGCTGCCAAGGCGCTCGAGCGCCGGCTGGACTACCGGTTTCGCCACCCGGCGCTGCTGTCGCGCGCCCTGACGCACCGCAGCTTCGGCGCCGACCACAACGAGCGGCTCGAATTCCTCGGCGACTCGGTGTTGGGCCTGGCCATCTCCGGCTTGCTCTACGAACGCTTCGGCGGCTCGGACGAGGGCGACCTCTCCCGCGTGCGTGCCAATCTGGTCAAGCAGGACTCCTTGCACCGCATCGCGTTGCTCCTTGAGTTGCCAGGCTGCCTGCGGCTGGGCGAGGGCGAGGCCCGCAGCGGCGGCGCCCAGCGCCCCTCCATCCTGGCCGATGCGGTGGAGGCCGTGTTCGGCGCCATCTACCTGGACGGCGGCTTCGAGGCGGCCCGCACCGTGGTGCAGCGCTTGTTTGCCCCGGTGCTGACCGAACCCGACCTGCGCAGCGGTGCCAAGGATGCCAAGACCGAACTGCAGGAATGGCTGCAGGCGCGCAAGCTGGCAGTGCCGACCTATGCCATCGTCGCGACACGCGGCCATGCGCACCAGCAGCAGTTCGTGGTCAGCTGCACGGTGCCGGCGCTGGCCGTCGCAGGCCAAGGCGAAGGTGCCTCGCGCCGCGCCGCCGAACAAGTGGCAGCACAGGCCGTGCTCGCTACACTGAAGGCATCAGCAGGCCGCTGA
- a CDS encoding DegQ family serine endoprotease: protein MTARTRTRGRWPSLRPALAALIATASLVLALPAPSLAQPGRELPDFTELVERVGPSVVNIRTTERARASQGAGPQMDEDMQEFFRRFFGVPMPGQPMPRQDPRRGSKPAPEEEQPRGVGSGFILTADGFVMTNAHVVEGADEVYVTLTDKREFKAKIVGADKRTDVAVVKIDAAGLPAVRIADVGKLKVGEWVMAIGSPFGLDNTVTAGIVSAKQRDTGDYLPFIQTDVAINPGNSGGPLLNLRGEVVGINSQIYSRSGGFMGISFAIPIDEAMRVADQLRATGRVIRGRIGVQIDQVTKEVAESIGLGKPIGAVVRSVEPGGPAEKAGVEAGDIITRFDGKPIERAADLPRIVGNSKPGSKLGLQVFRRGSYRDLTVLVAEFEQDRPRRASAGEPRSSSPGAGAATQSIGLVVSELTEAQQRELNLRGGVRVDAAEGVAARAGLREGDVILAVANTEIKDARQFEAVLARMDRSKPFNILFRRGEWAQYAVIRPAR from the coding sequence ATGACTGCTAGAACCCGTACTCGTGGACGGTGGCCCTCGCTTCGCCCTGCCTTGGCCGCCCTCATCGCGACCGCCAGCCTGGTGCTGGCCCTGCCGGCGCCCAGCCTGGCCCAGCCGGGACGCGAGCTGCCCGACTTCACCGAGCTGGTGGAGCGGGTCGGCCCGTCCGTCGTCAATATCCGCACCACCGAGCGAGCCCGCGCATCCCAGGGTGCCGGCCCACAGATGGATGAAGACATGCAGGAGTTCTTCCGGCGGTTCTTCGGTGTGCCGATGCCGGGCCAGCCGATGCCGCGGCAGGACCCGCGGCGCGGCTCGAAGCCGGCGCCCGAGGAAGAGCAGCCGCGTGGCGTCGGCTCCGGCTTCATCCTGACCGCCGACGGTTTCGTGATGACCAACGCCCATGTGGTCGAAGGCGCCGACGAGGTCTATGTCACCCTCACCGACAAGCGCGAGTTCAAGGCCAAGATCGTCGGTGCCGACAAGCGCACCGACGTCGCCGTGGTGAAGATCGATGCGGCCGGCTTGCCGGCCGTGCGCATTGCCGATGTGGGCAAGCTCAAGGTCGGTGAATGGGTGATGGCCATCGGCTCGCCCTTCGGCCTCGACAACACGGTGACCGCCGGCATCGTGAGCGCCAAGCAGCGCGACACCGGCGACTACCTGCCGTTCATCCAGACCGACGTGGCCATCAACCCGGGCAATTCAGGCGGTCCGCTGCTGAACCTGCGAGGCGAGGTGGTGGGCATCAATTCTCAGATCTACAGCCGCTCTGGCGGCTTCATGGGCATTTCGTTCGCGATCCCGATTGACGAGGCGATGCGGGTGGCCGACCAGCTGCGCGCCACCGGCCGGGTCATTCGCGGCCGCATCGGGGTGCAGATCGACCAGGTGACGAAGGAAGTCGCCGAGTCCATCGGCCTGGGCAAGCCCATCGGCGCCGTGGTGCGCAGCGTGGAGCCCGGCGGCCCGGCGGAGAAGGCCGGCGTGGAAGCGGGCGACATCATCACCCGCTTCGATGGCAAACCGATCGAACGTGCGGCCGACCTGCCGCGCATCGTCGGCAACAGCAAGCCGGGCAGCAAGCTGGGCCTGCAGGTCTTCCGGCGCGGCAGCTACCGCGACCTGACCGTGCTGGTGGCGGAGTTCGAGCAGGACCGCCCCCGCCGGGCATCTGCCGGCGAGCCGCGTTCCAGCAGCCCGGGCGCCGGTGCCGCGACCCAAAGCATCGGCCTGGTGGTCAGCGAGCTCACCGAAGCCCAGCAGCGCGAACTCAACCTGCGCGGTGGCGTGCGTGTCGATGCCGCCGAGGGCGTCGCCGCGCGGGCGGGCTTGCGGGAGGGCGACGTGATCCTGGCAGTGGCAAATACCGAAATCAAGGACGCCCGGCAGTTCGAGGCGGTGCTGGCCCGCATGGATCGCAGCAAGCCGTTCAACATCTTGTTCCGCCGCGGCGAGTGGGCCCAGTACGCCGTGATTCGTCCAGCCCGCTGA
- the lepA gene encoding translation elongation factor 4, with product MNHIRNFSIIAHIDHGKSTLADRLIQRCGGLSDREMEAQVLDSMDIERERGITIKAQTAALQYTARDGKVYNLNLIDTPGHVDFSYEVSRSLSACEGALLVVDASQGVEAQTVANCYTALDLGVEVVPVLNKMDLPQADPDRAKSEIEDVIGIDATDAIPCSAKTGEGIDDILEAVIQRMPAPRGKTDAPLRAVIIDSWFDNYVGVVMLVRVVDGELKKGERIKMMATNAVYNAEQLGVFTPKSLPRDVLKAGEVGFVIAGIKELQAAKVGDTITLEKKLPNNLGSAAEPLPGFKEIQPQVFAGLYPTEASEYDQLRDALEKLKLNDSSLRFEPEVSQALGFGFRCGFLGLLHMEIVQERLEREFDQDLITTAPSVIYEVELNSGEVIQVENPSKMPDLGRIREIREPIVTVHLYMPQDYVGPVMTLANQKRGVQINMAYHGRQVMLTYELPLAEIVLDFFDKLKSVSRGYASMDYEFKEYRAADVVKVDILINGDRVDALSIIVHRSQSQFRGRAVAAKMREQIPRQMYDVAIQAAIGANIIARETIKALRKNVLAKCYGGDISRKRKLLEKQKAGKKRMKQIGSVEVPQEAFLAILQVDD from the coding sequence ATGAACCACATTCGCAACTTCTCCATCATCGCCCACATCGACCACGGCAAGTCGACGCTTGCCGACCGCCTCATCCAGCGATGCGGTGGTCTGAGCGATCGCGAGATGGAAGCCCAGGTGCTTGACTCGATGGACATCGAGCGCGAGCGCGGCATCACCATCAAGGCCCAGACCGCAGCGCTGCAGTACACCGCGCGCGACGGCAAGGTCTACAACCTGAACCTGATCGACACGCCCGGTCACGTCGACTTCAGCTACGAAGTGAGCCGCTCCCTGTCGGCGTGTGAAGGCGCGCTGCTGGTGGTCGATGCCAGCCAGGGCGTGGAAGCGCAGACGGTGGCCAACTGCTATACCGCGCTGGATCTTGGTGTGGAAGTGGTGCCGGTGCTCAACAAGATGGACCTGCCGCAGGCCGACCCGGACCGCGCCAAGTCCGAGATCGAGGACGTCATCGGCATCGACGCGACCGACGCCATCCCGTGCTCCGCCAAGACGGGCGAGGGCATCGACGACATCCTGGAAGCGGTCATCCAGCGCATGCCGGCACCGCGCGGCAAGACCGACGCGCCGCTGCGGGCGGTGATCATCGACTCCTGGTTCGACAACTATGTCGGTGTCGTGATGCTGGTGCGGGTGGTGGACGGCGAGCTGAAGAAGGGCGAGCGCATCAAGATGATGGCGACCAATGCCGTCTACAACGCCGAGCAGCTGGGCGTGTTCACGCCGAAGTCGCTGCCGCGCGACGTGCTGAAGGCCGGCGAGGTGGGCTTTGTCATTGCCGGCATCAAGGAGCTGCAGGCAGCCAAGGTCGGCGACACGATCACGCTCGAGAAGAAGCTGCCCAACAACCTGGGCAGCGCCGCCGAGCCGCTGCCGGGCTTCAAGGAAATCCAGCCCCAGGTGTTCGCGGGGCTCTACCCGACCGAGGCGAGCGAATACGACCAGCTGCGCGACGCGCTCGAGAAGCTGAAGCTCAACGACTCCTCGCTGCGCTTCGAGCCGGAGGTGTCGCAGGCGCTGGGCTTCGGTTTCCGCTGCGGCTTCCTGGGCCTGCTGCACATGGAGATCGTGCAGGAGCGGCTGGAGCGCGAGTTCGACCAGGACCTGATCACCACCGCGCCCAGCGTGATCTATGAAGTCGAGCTCAACAGCGGCGAGGTGATCCAGGTGGAGAACCCCTCGAAGATGCCGGACCTGGGCCGCATCCGCGAGATCCGCGAGCCGATCGTCACGGTGCACCTGTACATGCCGCAGGACTACGTCGGCCCGGTGATGACGCTGGCCAACCAGAAGCGGGGCGTGCAGATCAACATGGCCTACCACGGTCGCCAGGTCATGCTGACCTATGAGCTGCCGCTGGCCGAGATCGTGCTCGACTTCTTCGACAAGCTGAAGTCGGTCTCGCGCGGGTATGCCTCGATGGACTACGAGTTCAAGGAATACCGTGCGGCCGATGTCGTGAAGGTCGACATCCTGATCAATGGCGATCGCGTCGACGCGCTGTCCATCATCGTGCACCGCAGCCAGAGCCAGTTCCGCGGCCGCGCGGTGGCAGCCAAGATGCGCGAGCAAATCCCCCGCCAGATGTACGACGTGGCGATCCAAGCGGCCATCGGCGCGAACATCATCGCGCGCGAGACCATCAAGGCGCTGCGCAAGAACGTGCTGGCAAAATGCTACGGCGGCGACATCTCCCGCAAGCGCAAGCTGCTGGAGAAACAGAAGGCCGGCAAGAAGCGGATGAAGCAGATCGGCAGTGTCGAGGTGCCGCAGGAAGCCTTCCTTGCCATCCTTCAGGTCGACGACTGA